Part of the Mytilus edulis unplaced genomic scaffold, xbMytEdul2.2 SCAFFOLD_1992, whole genome shotgun sequence genome, CGAGGTACACTGGTGcaccggcaccaactctctcggcatagtttcctttcctcaaaagtctgtggatacgaccgactggaactgaagtccggcacgggatgacctagactttgcctttgcttttgcttttcctccttttcctcgtcctgacattttgtactatttggttgatcgacactgagtaaagtgatacaatttttcttcaaaatttagcttatatacccactaaacggattgaacgatgtttttattatacaccAATCAGAACGAAGCTCTCTGCGGGCAGTTAGGCTACCGAACATTCAACATGTTATGGGTGCTCTCTCCGAGGTTCGCGTTCAAtaaaatctttcaatccgttttgcccagtatataaacaaattgaaaatcaatttttcaccattacttatttgattatcaaaccagtaacatgccacccaaagtaggaactaaaggagccaagaaggccgtcaccaaggcaaagactgccagacccggcggtgacaagaaaaggaggaggaagagacgtgaatcctatgctatctacatctacaaagtcttgagacaagtTCACCCCGACACCGGAGTGTCCTCAAAGGCAATGTCCATCATGAACAGCTTCGTCAACGATATCTTCGAGAGAATCGCAGCAGAGGCCTCCCGATTGGCACACTACAACaaaagatctaccatcacatcccgggagatccagaccgctgtccgtcttctcttacccggagaattggccaagcacgctgtcagtgaaggtaccaaagccgtcactaaatacaccagcagcaagtaaacagtctgaagtttataacttcacaaacggcccttttcagggccaccaacatttttcaaaaagaatttacatttgttgtacatcatgtcAAACTTCTAAACAAAGCTATAAATCCCAACCCCCAGCTAAAACtactttcaaactatttcaatagtatatggttacttttctcttctttctatctgtataacaaatatacgtgtatttcactcattctgtagtatttaatttgccaaaactacaaagcgtaaatacataaatcatgaagaacaaaacagtgctttcattccaattaatagagttgataaatttacgattttcttttgcttttcgagagaaaaaaaatattgcgagaattattttacacggaaacaagaacattacctaatattaaaccacgcaaaaactctataattgaatataacagaatctacagattttgtgtgtaaaagtccgtgcattttgttttgaaattttctctctTCGTGTAGGCAAATGCACGGATTTGATCTTTGAACGTATTCATAAACcttcagaaatataaattctcaaataaatacaagagtaagagtaaggagttaattaaaaagaaagccagatatttaaaaaaaaaaggggggaggggataacgagagagagagaaaatagttgcggatcaggatcagggaaaacaagaaaacggttgaaaaaattcatgaacattagagaaaagaatagaagtgggagcaagctttgatttcaagattttgtttaaaacgatgtacaacaaatctaagattctttttgaaaaatgtgtgtggccctgaaaagggccgttgtttaTATTAGCTgggtggctgtttaacctccgaatccgtacaaggtacgtccttgacgtttcaaagcgtagacaacatccatggcagtgacagtcttcctcttggcgtgctctgtgtatgtgacagcatcacggatgacattttccaagaaaactttaaggacaccacgggtttcctcatagatgagtccagattacgttttactccacctcttcttgctaaacgacggatggctggcttggtgataccttggatgttatcacgcaacaccttcctgtgacgcttGGCGCCTCCATTTCCTAGACCTTTACCTCCTTTTCCTCTGCCTGACATGTTTaactatttgtggtgattagttaaataatactttccgtctaacagcgactctttatatatcaccaacgcggccgtaaaagaagtatcacacattttcagttaactgttgtctgattggcttacgttgttttattccgggaggtaactctgtactgccttaaactgtgtacactttcaatccactttttcattctaggtctgaaaaatataataattcatatcagacagtaattttttaagaaaaaactattattgaacagaaaaaaactttcaatcggaataaaaatgactgaaggagacaaaaaaaagctccaaaatgttgaaaagttttcatttaagatagaaaagtatgataaataaatgataaatgaaaatcactttagacagtcaaaattataaagataattatttgcttTCTCTGAACAGACATTTTCATTCAATGTCAATACACATTTCAACTTAATGGAATGGAATTTAGTTGGGGAAAAAATAAACCTCACAGACATATCTAGGAATACTGGTTATCTATTTGTCTATTTGATGTACCCAGAAATTGGATACATCAGCAGGATTTACATGCTTGCAGTTTTCTACCTGTCTTTCATAACTCAACATCATCTGTCAAAGCTGTGCTTGCCATCCATCAAAGATCTGCTGCAGGTACTTCAGATCATAAATGagagaatgtatgaataaaactgttattgttattactattaaagattttttttttttaggtattacaGTGAAGAAAAGAGATGCCCCTGTCTGGGCGGGGTAAAAACTTCTTATGTGTGGCATcttcctttcaattttatttttaaacaccattctatatttatccacagtatgacgatgacaatttcatcagccaatccaataaaaatgttaatgcgcacacatatacttactattctgaagacatcttttagccagaaaagtttataataagtctgaaaactactttttatcatataaaaaagcttataagtgcaagatatatgcttacatggacttcctacagtgaaattttgtggggactacttggacccgtaccgaaattatattaatttaaatagaaatttcatgattttgtaaactagcagcaagacaagactctaaagtggacaaaatatattactacatacatgataaaaattttctttacaattctgactgaaaaaaagctctaaatttttgataaaagtaccctgtaatatcagcttttctaaaagaaatattcaaattaatgaattatacatgatatttaaactctaacttaaaaaaaaaggttatattttggccagttggtggttctctttctttggtctagactactggtgtaaataatacatcaaaagaagacaagacaaaacaagccgaagaaaataaaagaaaagaacagaagtacagatagaaacattcatatgttgatctttttttttatataatgtactatttaatattctacacacagacgtacatgtaccatgataaacaaacacccccccccctttttttttgtgatgagacttgttgtgtatatatatatcataaaatttattttttgtctatgtattgctttgcatatagatggattcaacaagaagaaataaaagagagagagagatggggaaaagaggggttcagctatgtttctaattttcatgtacaacaatttatagattctttttgaaaaatattggtggccctgaaaagggccgttatgttttggtgaaaaaatcacacttcttaagcacgttctccacggattcttcgtgccaattggatatcctttggcatgatggttactctcttggcgtggattgcgcacaagttggtatcctcgaagagaccgaccaagtaggcttcgctggcttcctgtagggccatgacggctgaactctggaatcggagatcagttttgaagtcctgggcgatttcacggactaatctctgaaggggagtttcctgatgaggagctctgtgctcttctggtatctcctgatttctcggagagcgactgttcctggcctgtatctatgtggtttcttgactccaccggttgcaggtgcgctcttacgggcggccttggtggcaagttgttttcttgagCTTTACCTCCGGTGGATTTACGTGCAGTTTGCTTTGTTCGTGCCATGACTATTAGCTCTGTGGACGATTTGCTACAGaaagaatacttgaaaatttcggtGAATGTGTTTTTGTGCTTGCCGGGAGGATTGAAATCACGGTGACGATTGGATCACCACTTACATAAAGCTGGCGTTGATTGGTCCGCATATCTTAAATCTGATTGGACTGATTGTAAGGGACTTTGACAGTTTTCAatccattttttactgaaaaaccTGCTCAACCCAAGCTGACAGTAAAAATGCCCccttttttcattcataattacAGTTTCTGATCATCCCTCATAGCTCAACAATAGTAAATTAGTGTCACGGTTTCAATATGAtaaatctgaagaagaaaaaaaataataatgaaaaaaggtcaaaatacatgcagaaacattaaggaaaggaaagaaaaaataaaacaggaaaaaataaaaataaaatgcagttataacacaaacaaagcgaaatagaaaataaaaaaacagaaacaaatggaattacacattcccgacatggacattgtacggatcggctgagtttctttattgttgtattatgtcatatttatgtatattttaatataaaaaaaagaagatgtggtatgattttcatttgGGCTGGGCACATTTGTCTCATTGTCTGATTGTCGGTGTGCTTACATCGATTCACATCtttaatacacaaacaataactaaataaagacagaaagacagagagagagagagagagagagagagagagagagagagagagaggagagagagagagagagagagagagagagagagagagagagagagagagaagagagagagagagagagagagatgctgaaaaaaaaaatggaaaaaggaaaagaatggaaagtacatatcatatataaagtgTTGACGAAAGAGATAAtgttaacaaaaactataaataattataataataaaaaaaaccacacaccttCTCAGATGAATCTAAGCATGCTCGCATCAATAACCAAGAGAGAGAAAGAAGAGAGCAgactagtattaaatataaatactatcagtgttgttttttttccccgACAAACTTTATATGATTTAACTGAGCTACTTGTGGGTTCAAAGAGTCAGAAAGTTCGACAATAAATGTTTCTGATGAAGAAGACTGAAAAAGTTACTAgacttagtgttatgctataagaactgtacttaaatgggatgcgttagagagagaagaaaagaagaatcacggaagaagggacatttatattttagacattttttatttgttatgtagtagaatatatttttttcaattatgtatggggaataaagtattactaagatgtacaacaattttagactctttttgaaaaatattggtggccctgaaaagggccgttgttaagtgagtaatctgatatatccactttttacttggcagctttctgggtcttctttggcagaagtacagcctggatgtttggtaaaacacctccctgggcaatggtgacaccagacaagagtttgttcaactcttcgtcgtttctgatggccaactggagatgacggggaattgatttctgctcttcttgttgtcacgagcGGCGTTTCCTGCCAACTCAATacttcagctgctaagtattctaAGACAGCTGCGAGGTACACTGGTGCACCGGCACAACTCTCTCGgcatagtttcctttcctcaaaagtctgtggatacgaccgactgggaactgaagtccggcacgggatgacctagactttgcctttgcttttgcttttcctccttttcctcgtcctgacattttgtactatttggttgatcgacactgagtaaagtgatacaatttttcttcaaaatttagcttatatacccactaaacggattgaacgatgtttttattatacaccAATCAGAACGAAGCTCTCTGCGGGCAGTTAGGCTACCGAACATTCAACATGTTATGGGTGCTCTCTCCGAGGTTCGCGTTCAAtaaaatctttcaatccgtttttgcccagtatataaacaaattgaaaataatttttcaccattacttatttgattatcaaaccagtaacatgccacccaaagtaggaactaaaggagccaagaaggccgtcaccaaggcaaagactgccagacccggcggtgacaagaaaaggaggaggaagagacgtgaatcctatgctatctacatctacaaagtcttgagacaagtTCACCCCGACACCGGAGTGTCCTCAAAGGCAATGTCCATCATGAACAGCTTCGTCAACGATATCTTCGAGAGAATCGCAGCAGAGGCCTCCCGATTGGCACACTACAACaaaagatctaccatcacatcccgggagatccagaccgctgtccgtcttctcttacccggagaattggccaagcacgctgtcagtgaaggtaccaaagccgtcactaaatacaccagcagcaagtaaacagtctgaagtttataacttcacaaacggcccttttcagggccaccaacatttttcaaaaagaatttacatttgttgtacatcatgtcaaacttctaaacaaagctataaatcccaacccccagctataactactttcaaactatttcaatagtatatggttacttttctcttctttctatctgtataacaaatatacgtgtatttcactcattctgtagtatttaatttgccaaaactacaaagcgtaaatacataaatcatgaagaacaaaacagtgctttcattccaattaatagagttgataaatttacgatttcttttgcttttcgagagaaaaaaaatattgcgagaattattttacacggaaacaagaacattacctaatattaaaccacgcaaaaactctataaattgaatataacagaatctacagattttgtgtgtaaaagtccgtgcattttgttttgaaattttctctctTCGTGTAGGCAAAATGCACGGATTTGATCTTTGAACGTATTCATAAACcttcagaaatataaattctcaaataaatacaagagtaagagtaaggagttaattaaaaagaaagccagatatttaaaaaaaaaaagggggggagggggataacgagagagagagaaaatagttgcggatcaggatcagggaaaacaagaaaacggtttgaaaaattcatgaacattagagaaaagaatagaagtgggagcaagctttgatttcaagattttgtttaaaacgatgtacaacaaatctaagattctttttgaaaaatgttggtggccctgaaaagggccgttgtttaTATTAGCTGgggtggctgtttaacctccgaatccgtacaaggtacgtccttgacgtttcaaagcgtagacaacatccatggcagtgacagtcttcctcttggcgtgctctgtgtatgtgacagcatcacggatgacattttcccaagaaaactttaaggacaccacgggtttcctcatagatgagtccagatatacgttttactccacctcttcttgctaaacgacggatggctggcttggtgataccttggatgttatcacgcaacaccttcctgtgacgcttggcgcctccttttcctagacctttacctcctttttcctctgcctgacatgtttaactatttgtggtgattagttaAATAATACTTTCCGTCTAACAGCGACTCTTTATATATCACCAACGCGGCCGTAAAAGAAGTATCACACATTTTCAGTTAACTGTTGTCTGATTGGCTTACGTTGTTTTTAattccgggaggtaactctgtactgccttaaactgtgtacactttcaatccactttttcattctaggtctgaaaaaatataataattcatatcagacagtaattttttaagaaaaaactattattgaacagaaaaaaactttcaatcggaataaaatgactgaaggagacaaaaaaagctccaaaatgttgaaaagttttcattttaagatagaaaagtatgataaataaatgataaatgaaaatcactttagacagtcaaaattataaagataattatttgctttctctgaacagaattttcattcaatgtcaatacacatttcaacttaatggaatggaatttagttggggaaaaaaataaacctcacagacatatctaggaatactggttatctatttgtctatttgatgtacccagaaattggatacatcacaggattttacatgcttgcagttttctacctgtctttcataactcaacatcatctgtcaaagctgtgcttgccatccatcaaagatctgctgcaggtacttcagatcataaatgagagaatgtatgaataaaactgttattgttattactattaaagattttttttttttaggtattacaGTGAAGAAAAGAGATGCCCCTGTCTGCGGGTAAAACTTCTTATGTGTGCATcttcctttcaattttatttttaaacaccattctatatttatccacagtatgacgatgacaatttcatcagccaatccaataaaaatgttaatgcgcacacatatacttactattctgaagacatcttttagccagaaaagtttataataagtctgaaaactactttttatcatataaaaaagcttataagtgcaagatatatgcttacatggacttcctacagtgaaattttgtggggactacttggacccgtaccgaaattatattaatttaaatagaaatttcatgattttgtaaactagcagcaagacaagactctaaagtggacaaaatatattactacatacatgataaaaattttctttacaattctgactgaaaaaaagctctaaatttttgataaaagtaccctgtaatatcagcttttctaaaagaaatattcaaattaatgaattatacatgatatttaaactctaacttaaaaaaaaggttatattttggccagttggtggttctctttctttggtctagactactggtgtaaataatacatcaaaagaagacaagacaaaacaagcgaagaaaataaaagaaaagaacagaagtacagatagaaacattcatatgttgatctttttttttatataatgtactatttaatattctacacacaaggacgtacatgtaccatgataaacaaacacccccccccccctttttttttgtgatgagacttgtgtgtatatatatatcataaaatttattttttgtctatgtattgctttgcatatagatggattcaacaagaagaaataaaagagagagagagatggggaaaagagggggttcagctatgtttctaattttcatgtacaacaatttatagattctttttgaaaaatattggtggccctgaaaagggccgttatgttttggtgaaaaaatcacaCTTCTTAAGCACGTTCTCCCACGGATTCTTCGTGCCAATTGGATATCCTTTGGCATGATGGttactctcttggcgtggattgcgcacaagttggtatcctcgaagagaccgaccaagtaggcttcgctggcttcctgtagggccatgacggctgaactctggaatcggagatcagttttgaagtcctgggcgatttcacggactaatctctggaaggggagtttcctgatgaggagctctgtgctcttctggtatctcctgatttctcggagagcgactgttcctggcctgtatctatgtggtttcttgactccaccggttgcaggtgcgctcttacgggcggccttggtggcaagttgttttcttggagctttaccTCCGGTGGATTTACGTGCAGTTTGCTTTGTTCGTGCCATGACTATTAGCTCTGTGGACGATTTGCTACAGaaagaatacttgaaaatttcggtGAATGTGTTTTTGTGCTTGCCGGGAGGATTGAAATCACGGGTGACGATTGGATCACCACTTACATAAAGCTGGCGTTGATTGGTCCGCATATCTTAAATCTGATTGGACTGATTTGTAAGGGACTTTGACAGTTTTCAatccattttttactgaaaaactgctcaacccaagctgacagtaaaaatgcccccttttttcattcataattacAGTTTTCTGATCATCCCTCATAGCTCAACAATAGTAAAATTAGTGTCACGGTTTCAATATGAtaaatctgaagaagaaaaaaaataataatgaaaaaaggtcaaaaatacatgcagaaacattaaggaaaggaaagaaaaataaaacaggaaaaaataaaataaaatgcagttataacacaaacaaagcgaaatagaaaataaaaaaaacagaaacaaatggaattacacattcccgacatgacattgtacggatcggctgagtttctttattgttgtattatgtcatatttatgtatattttaatataaaaaaaagaagatgtggtatgattttcatttgGGCTGGGCACATTTGTCTCATTGTCTGATTGGTCGGTGTGCTTACATCGATTCCACATCtttaatacacaaacaataacTAAATAAGACAGAAGACaggaagagagagagagagagagagagagagagagagagagagaagtgAGAGGATGAGtagaggagagagagagagagagagagagagagagagagagagagaggagagagagagagagagagagagagagagagagagagagatgctgaaaaaaaaaatggaaaaggaaaagaatggaaagtacatatcatatataaaagtgttgacgaaagagataatgttaacaaaaactataaataattataataataaaaaaaaccacacaccttCTCAGATGAATCTAAGCATGCTCGCATCAATAACCAAGAGAGAGAAAGAAGAGAGCAGACTaggtattaaatataaatactatcagtgttgttttttttccccgACAAACTTTATATGATTTAACTGAGCTACTTGTGGGTTCAAAGAGTCAGAAAGTTCGACAATAAATGTTCTGATGAAGAAGACTGAAAAAGTTACTAgacttagtgttatgctataagaactgtacttaaatgggatgcgttagagagagaagaaaagaagaatcacggaagaagggacatttatattttagacattttttatttgttatgtagtagaatatatttttttcaattatgtatggggaataaagtattactaagatgtacaacaattttagactcttttttgaaaaatattggtggccctgaaaagggccgttgttaagtgagtaatctgatatatccactttttacttgcagctttctgggtcttctttggcagaagtacagcctggatgtttggtaaaacacctccctgggcaatggtgacaccagacaagagtttgttcaactcttcgtcgtttctgatggccaactggagatgacggggaatgattctgctcttcttgttgtcacgagcggcgtttcctgccaactccaatacttcagctgctaagtattctaAGACAGCTGCGAGGTACACTGGTGcaccggcaccaactctctcggcatagtttcctttcctcaaaagtctgtggatacgaccgactggaactgaagtccggcacgggatgacctagactttgcctttgcttttgcttttcctccttttcctcgtcctgacattttgtactatttggttgatcgacactgagtaaagtgatacaatttttcttcaaaatttagcttatatacccactaaacggattgaacgatgtttttattatacaccAATCAGAACGAAGCTCTCTGCGGGCAGTTAGGCTACCGAACATTCAACATGTTATGGGTGCTCTCTCCGAGGTTCGCGTTCAAtaaaatctttcaatccgttttgcccagtatataaacaaattgaaataatttttcaccattacttatttgattatcaaaccagtaacatgccacccaaagtaggaactaaaggagccaagaaggccgtcaccaaggcaaagactgccagacccggcggtgacaagaaaaggaggaggaagagacgtgaatcctatgctatctacatctacaaagtcttgagacaagtTCACCCCGACACCGGAGTGTCCTCAAAGGCAATGTCCATCATGAACAGCTTCGTCAACGATATCTTCGAGAGAATCGCAGCAGAGGCCTCCCGATTGGCACACTACAACaaaagatctaccatcacatcccgggagatccagaccgctgtccgtcttctcttacccggagaattggccaagcacgctgtcagtgaaggtaccaaagccgtcactaaatacaccagcagcaagtaaacagtctgaagtttataacttcacaaacggcccttttcagggccaccaacatttttcaaaaagaatttacatttgttgtacatcatgtcaaacttctaaacaaagctataaatcccaacccccagctataactactttcaaactatttcaatagtatatggttacttttctcttctttctatctgtataacaaatatacgtgtatttcactcattctgtagtatttaatttgccaaaactacaaagcgtaaatacataaatcatgaagaacaaaacagtgctttcattccaattaatagagttgataaatttacgatttcttttgcttttcgagagaaaaaaaatattgcgagaattattttacacggaaacaagaacattacctaatattaaaccacgcaaaaactctataattgaatataacagaatctacagattttgtgtgtaaaagtccgtgcattttgttttgaaattttctctctTCGTGTAGGCAAATGCACGGATTTGATCTTTGAACGTATTCATAAACcttcagaaatataaattctcaaataaatacaagagtaagagtaaggagttaattaaaaagaaagccagatatttaaaaaaaaaagggggggagggggataacgagagagagagaaaatagttgcggatcaggatcagggaaaacaagaaaacggttgaaaaattcatgaacattagagaaaagaatagaagtgggagcaagctttgatttcaagattttgtttaaaacgatgtacaacaaatctaagattctttttgaaaaatgttggtggccctgaaaagggccgttgtttaTATTAGCTgggtggctgtttaacctccgaatccgtacaaggtacgtccttgacgtttcaaagcgtagacaacatccatggcagtgacagt contains:
- the LOC139508073 gene encoding histone H2B encodes the protein MPPKVGTKGAKKAVTKAKTARPGGDKKRRRKRRESYAIYIYKVLRQVHPDTGVSSKAMSIMNSFVNDIFERIAAEASRLAHYNKRSTITSREIQTAVRLLLPGELAKHAVSEGTKAVTKYTSSK